ATACCTTCTTGGCCTTAAATACCTGTGTGAGAAACACGGAGCTCTTCTATTTTTCGATGAGGTTATCTCTGGGTTTAGAGTTCACTTCTCGGGCGCTGCTGGTTACTACGATATCCAACCCGATTTAATTTCCTACGGAAAGATCATCGGTGGAGGATTCCCAGTTGGTGCGTACGGCGGAAAAAAAGAAATAATGGCTCATGTGGCTCCCGAAGGTGAGATTTATCAAGCGGGAACACTTTCTGGTAACCCTATAGCAATGACCGCTGGGTACCACCAATTATTAGAATGTTCCAAAATTGGATTCTACCAGGAGTTGGAGTCGAGAACAAGAGATTTTGTAAGCAACATCAATGCATTTTGTGAAAAACGTGGATACAATTTCCACCTAACCACCATTGCATCTATTTTCTGGTGCGTTTTTGGTAAAAAAGACATCAGCAGAGCTGACCAAATTGACGCTTCGAAAATGCCAACATTTAGTAAGTTGTATCACAACCTATTAGAGCGTGGAATTTATATGGGACCAAGTGGCTATGAGGTTGGATTTATCTCCAACGCCCATAGCGAATCGGTGCTAAATGATGCTGCAGTGAAATTTAAGGATGCCTTAAAAGCTACCTTCGAATAGCAATACCGCAGCTGGCAGGAGTAAAGTTGCGTCTAAAACCAAAGTAAAGTAGCGCTCTTTGGATTCTTGCTTTGCCATCAAACACAAGACAAATATTAATGCATAAACGGCCAACAAGGGGATGAAAAATTCCTCTTCGTAATGGCCGTTTTTCCATTGCATCAAAACGGTAATTGCCAGGAATAAAAATACCAGGGACATCAAAACCCGAGTCCGGACCGCACCTAAAATGGCAGGTAAATTTTTCTGCTTTACCCCATCCCGCAACATATCTCTTATATCAAATGGGATGGTAAGCAGGTAGATAAAAAAGAACCTTTCCGCAGCAAAATAACTAAGGTCTTCGCCATTTATACGGCTGTAATTATCCACCGCAGGAATAAGGGTAGTAACGATAGTCCAAACTAAAGCAACTAGGAAAATTTTAAACCACGGCGATTTTCTCAAACTCCCCTTTTTATTTGGGTAATACACGTAGAAAACCGAGAAGACAAAACCAAGACCAGCTAGCAGGAGGACGTTCACTCCTTTAATGGAAGCAATGGCCGCTGCCACAACACCAGAGAGGGTAGCCACATAACTGTATATGGTTTTGTTTTTAATAATGTGCTCATGCACATCGGTTAAACCTGCCCCTTTTCCTTTAAACAATCTTTGAGCCAGATAAATACACCAAGTTCCAAAAAAGGTCATGATGGCAATACCCCAAGGATCATCGTTATCGAAAAAATGGGAAGTGGCAAAAGCTAAAAATCCAGCACAAAATGAAATGTGCAAACAAGAGTTAATCCAGAAATTAGGCAACATAGTGTAGGGTTTAAAGTTGACTTACGCCAACAACTATGCCCACCAAGTTAGCAAAGAGAAAGGGAATATACCTACTATCTTTTATTTCTTGTTTAAAACCTCTTTTCTCGAAATCGTTAATGAAAGTTCGCTTTCGAGCAGAAAAAATGGGCATTTGCAGGTAACCATAGCTTGTAACAAAGCCCATGCCAATACTGGGTATAGATGGTCCTAAAGCATATCCTGTTATGACACCTACGGAAAATCCAAGGGCAACATGATGCCAAACTTTCACCTGGTTAAAAGCCATTCTTCGACCAGAAATCATGGATTCCATTTCAAAAAAGTTCCATTCCCCATCATTGGCGCTGTAGTAAATTGAATCCCATCTCCCCTTAACCATTTTAAAGATTTCTAAATGGGATATATCCCGGCTTCGCACCTTGTAATTACTCAGCTTCGTATCAAAAAGTCGAATCCGCTCTTTATAGTGCTTTACCGAATCTCCAAAAAGGGAAACACCATCTACCAAAACAATATGAA
The genomic region above belongs to Luteibaculum oceani and contains:
- a CDS encoding UbiA prenyltransferase family protein, whose amino-acid sequence is MLPNFWINSCLHISFCAGFLAFATSHFFDNDDPWGIAIMTFFGTWCIYLAQRLFKGKGAGLTDVHEHIIKNKTIYSYVATLSGVVAAAIASIKGVNVLLLAGLGFVFSVFYVYYPNKKGSLRKSPWFKIFLVALVWTIVTTLIPAVDNYSRINGEDLSYFAAERFFFIYLLTIPFDIRDMLRDGVKQKNLPAILGAVRTRVLMSLVFLFLAITVLMQWKNGHYEEEFFIPLLAVYALIFVLCLMAKQESKERYFTLVLDATLLLPAAVLLFEGSF